One stretch of Ipomoea triloba cultivar NCNSP0323 chromosome 8, ASM357664v1 DNA includes these proteins:
- the LOC116027379 gene encoding kinesin-like protein KIN-4A: protein MEAANSGEDCPVKVAVHVRPLIGDEKLQGCQDCVTVVPGKPQVLIGSHSFTFDHVYGSTGSSPSSMYEECVAPLVDALFEGYNATVLAYGQTGSGKTYTMGTGFKDGCQTGIIPLVMNALFNKIGTLKHQTEFHLHVSFIEIHKEEVRDLLDPSSLNRSETANGHVGKPSIQIRETSNGVITLAGSTERSVRDLKEMADCLEQGSLSRATASTNMNNQSSRSHAIFTITMEQIRKVNPMVSSDGNNNSMTEEHLCAKFHLVDLAGSERAKRTGSDGLRFKEGVHINKGLLALGNVISALGDEKKRKEGVHVPYRDSKLTRLLQDSLGGNSRTVMIACISPADINAEETLNTLKYANRARNIQNKPVINIDPVSNEMLKMRQQLEYLQAELCARGGGASCDEIRALKNRIALLESTNEELSRELHEYRSKCAGTEPCGVDAKVSGAFSAKSEGLKRGLQSIESSDYPMSENGDPGEMDDEAAKEWEYALLQDSMGKELNELNRRLEEKESEMKLYGGVDTMALKQHFGKKILELEEEKRAVQRERDRLLAEVENLAANSDAQKLRDMHAQKLKSLEAQIQDLKKKQESQVHLVKQKQKSDEAAKKLQDEIQSIKAQKVQLQHKIKQEAEQFRQWKASREKELLQLKKEGRKNEHERHKLQALNQRQKMVLQRKTEEAAMATKRLKELLEARKSSSRENSVNSNGNGAYGLNNGKSLQRWLDNELEVMVNVHEVRYEYEKQSQVRAALADELAVLRQVDEFRSNGISPPRGKNGLFRASSMSPNARMARIASLEQMLSISSNSLVSMASQLSEAEEREQAFSNRGRWNQLRSMGDAKNLLQHMFNSLADTRCQMWEKELEIKEMKEQMKQLIGVLQQSEIKRKEIEKELKLREHAVAVASSMSALGNSNKHSDDSLSVPLSPVSVPAQKQLKYTAGIVNASVKESAAFIDQARKMVPMGQLSMKKLTMVGQGGRLWRWKRSHHQWLLQFKWKWQKPWRLSELIRHSDETIMRAKPHTRTLPDIVCRKRQ from the exons ATGGAAGCTGCTAATTCTGGGGAGGATTGTCCAGTGAAAGTGGCAGTTCATGTTAGGCCACTCATCGGAGATGAGAAGCTCCAGGGTTGTCAAGATTGTGTTACTGTGGTCCCTGGGAAGCCTCAG GTCTTAATTGGATCACATTCCTTTACTTTCGACCATGTTTATGGAAGCACTGGTTCTTCTCCATCCTCTATGTATGAAGAGTGTGTTGCCCCTCTTGTTGATGCCTTGTTTGAAGGATATAATGCCACCGTTCTCGCCTATGGTCAG ACAGGTTCAGGAAAGACTTACACCATGGGTACTGGTTTCAAAGACGGATGCCAAACAGGAATTATTCCCCTAGTTATGAATGCTTTGTTCAACAAAATTGGAACCTTGAAGCACCAGACTGAATTCCACCTGCATGTGTCCTTCATTGAG ATACATAAAGAAGAAGTGCGAGATTTGCTGGATCCCAGTTCTCTTAACAGATCAGAAACAGCAAATGGGCATGTTGGGAAACCGTCAATACAAATCCGTGAAACATCCAATGGTGTTATTACATTGGCAGGGTCCACAGAACGTAGTGTCAGAGATCTGAAAGAAATGGCTGATTGCCTTGAGCAAGGGTCACTGAGCAGAGCAACAGCCAGTACTAATATGAACAATCAGTCGag TCGCTCACATGCCATCTTCACCATAACAATGGAGCAGATACGCAAGGTGAATCCAATGGTTTCCAGTGATGGAAATAATAATAGCATGACTGAAGAACATCTTTGTGCCAAGTTTCATTTGGTGGATCTTGCTGGATCAGAACGAGCAAAAAGAACTGGATCAGATGGTCTTCGTTTTAAAGAAG GAGTTCACATTAACAAGGGGCTTCTTGCACTAGGAAATGTTATCAGTGCCCTTGGGGATGAGAAAAAGCGGAAAGAAGGTGTCCATGTTCCATATCGAGATAGTAAACTCACTCGGTTATTGCAG GATTCACTGGGCGGTAACAGTAGAACTGTCATGATAG CGTGCATTAGCCCTGCTGATATAAATGCTGAAGAAACTCTTAACACTCTAAAGTATGCAAATCGAGCTCGGAATATTCAGAACAAGCCAGTT ATTAACATCGACCCAGTATCCAATGAGATGCTGAAAATGCGCCAACAACTAGAGTACTTGCAGGCAGAACTCTGTGCCCGAGGGGGAGGTGCTTCATGTGATGAAATACGG GCGCTCAAGAATAGAATTGCTCTTCTTGAAAGTACTAATGAAGAGCTAAGTCGGGAACTACATGAGTACCGCAGCAAATGTGCTGGCACTGAACCATGTGGAGTAGATGCTAAA GTAAGTGGTGCTTTTTCTGCAAAAAGTGAAGGGCTAAAAAGGGGGCTACAAAGTATAGAGTCATCTGATTATCCAATGAGTGAAAATG GTGATCCTGGAGAAATGGATGATGAAGCAGCAAAAGAATGGGAATATGCTCTTCTGCAAGATTCTATGGGCAAAGAACTAAATGAGTTAAACAGACGTTTGGAAGAAAAAGAG TCTGAGATGAAGCTTTATGGAGGCGTTGACACAATGGCTCTTAAGCAACATTTTGGAAAGAAAATTTTGGAACTTGAAGAGGAGAAAAGAGCTGTGCAG CGAGAAAGAGATCGCTTGTTAGCTGAGGTTGAAAACCTTGCTGCAAATTCTGATGCCCAGAAATTGCGAGATATGCATGCCCAGAAACTCAAATCCCTTGAAGCACAG ATACAAGATCTTAAGAAGAAACAGGAGAGCCAGGTTCATCTTgtaaagcaaaaacaaaagagTGATGAAGCTGCAAAAAAATTACAGGATGAAATACAATCAATCAAGGCACAGAAG GTCCAATTGCAACACAAGATTAAACAAGAGGCTGAACAATTTCGGCAATGGAAGGCGTCTAGGGAGAAGGAACTATTGcag TTAAAGAAGGAGGGGCGAAAAAATGAGCATGAGAGACACAAACTCCAAGCATTGAATCAGCGGCAAAAGATG GTTCTCCAGAGAAAGACAGAAGAGGCTGCAATGGCAACCAAGAGGCTGAAAGAGTTGCTAGAAGCACGAAAATCTTCATCACGAGAAAATTCAG TGAATAGCAATGGAAATGGAGCATACGGACTG AACAATGGGAAGTCCTTACAACGTTGGCTTGATAATGAGCTTGAAGTAATGGTCAATGTTCATGAAGTTCGTTACGAGTATGAGAAGCAAAGTCAAGT TCGAGCTGCATTAGCAGATGAGCTAGCTGTTCTGAGACAAGTCGATGAATTTAGGTCAAATGGTATCAGCCCTCCAAGAGGAAAAAATGGTCTCTTTAG GGCATCTTCAATGTCACCCAATGCTAGAATGGCTAGAATTGCTTCTCTTGAGCAGATGCTAAGCATTTCATCAAACTCACTAGTTTCAATGGCTTCACAGCTTTCAGAAGCAGAAGAACGGGAGCAAGCCTTCAGCAACCGTGGACGTTGGAACCAGCTGCGCTCCATGGGGGATGCAAAAAACTTGCTTCAACATATGTTCAATTCTCTTGCAGACACAAG GTGCCAAATGTGGGAGAAGGAACTTGAAATCAAGGAAATGAAAGAGCAAATGAAACAATTGATCGGTGTATTGCAACAAAGTGAAATCAAAAGAAAGGAAATTGAGAAGGAGCTGAAATTGAGAGAGCATGCTGTTGCAGTTGCTTCCTCCATGTCAGCTTTG GGAAACTCCAACAAGCACTCGGATGATAGCTTGAGCGTTCCCTTATCTCCAGTATCAGTGCCAGcacaaaaacaactaaaatatacAGCTGGGATTGTAAATGCTTCAGTCAAAGAGTCTGCAGCGTTTATAGACCAAGCACGAAAG ATGGTGCCGATGGGACAGCTGTCGATGAAAAAATTAACAATGGTAGGGCAGGGTGGGAGGTTGTGGAGGTGGAAGAGAAGTCATCATCAGTGGCTATTGCAGTTCAAATGGAAATGGCAGAAACCTTGGAGACTCTCTGAATTGATTAGACACAGTGACGAAACCATCATGAGGGCAAAGCCTCATACGCGGACTCTGCCTGATATCGTGTGTAGAAAAAGGCAGTAG
- the LOC116027142 gene encoding SUMO-conjugating enzyme SCE1-like, with the protein MSGGIARGRLAEERKAWRKNHPHGFVAKPETGADGSVNLMVWHCVIPGKTGTDWEGGYYPVTMHFSEDYPSKPPKCKFPPGFFHPNVYPSGTVCLSILNEDSGWRPAITVRQILLGIQDLLDQPNPNDPAQTDGYQLFIQDTGEYKKRVKQQAKQYPNIV; encoded by the exons ATGTCAGGCGGCATAGCGCGTGGTCGTCTCGCCGAGGAGCGTAAAGCCTGGAGGAAGAATCACCCTCAT GGTTTTGTAGCGAAGCCGGAGACCGGTGCGGATGGGTCCGTGAATTTGATGGTTTGGCATTGCGTTATCCCTGGTAAAACAGGg ACTGACTGGGAAGGTGGCTACTATCCAGTCACGATGCATTTTAGTGAAGACTATCCAAGCAAGCCCCCAAAATGCAAGTTTCCTCCGGGCTTCTTCCATCCTAATGTGTATCCATCTGGAACTGTATGCCTGTCTATTCTCAACGAGGATAGT GGTTGGAGGCCAGCTATTACAGTGAGGCAAATTCTATTGGGTATCCAAGATTTGTTGGATCAGCCAAACCCCAATGATCCTGCACAAACCGATGGCTACCAGCTATTCATTCAG GATACAGGGGAGTACAAGAAAAGGGTCAAGCAGCAGGCCAAGCAATACCCGAATATTGTCTAG